In the bacterium genome, one interval contains:
- a CDS encoding 2-dehydropantoate 2-reductase, with product MINEPKDGHHRFIIYGAGAIGSVFGGMLARNGYSVSLVGRNPHMEAVRKSGLVIDGLLGEHLVDTLETFTDITGIDSSPGVTAVFISVKSSDTAEAVQKLAGSGLVGDTTLVISLQNGLGNLEQVREVFGPQRSFGGRVIFGAEVTRPGHVHVSVWADDVLIGGPGTEAEKKTGRELAALLTACGIPTEQVDNIEAALWGKVLYNVGLNPLSALLNVPYGELGRQENARALLIALVKEAFSVASREVQLAWGSADEYLDLFFSKLLPSTDSHLSSMLQDIERGRETEIDAITGQVIRRAELLNLPVPVNRVVYDLVKAKVGTSEP from the coding sequence TTGATAAATGAACCAAAGGATGGTCACCATCGTTTCATAATCTACGGCGCCGGCGCCATCGGCTCAGTGTTTGGCGGCATGCTTGCCAGAAACGGTTACTCGGTCAGCCTGGTGGGGAGAAACCCGCACATGGAGGCTGTCCGCAAGAGCGGCCTTGTCATCGACGGACTTCTCGGGGAACACCTGGTCGACACTCTAGAAACCTTTACCGATATTACCGGTATCGATAGCAGTCCAGGTGTGACAGCTGTTTTTATCAGTGTAAAGTCCAGCGATACTGCCGAAGCGGTTCAGAAACTGGCAGGAAGCGGGTTGGTTGGTGACACGACACTTGTGATATCCCTCCAGAACGGTCTGGGAAATCTGGAGCAGGTTCGCGAGGTTTTCGGTCCGCAGCGCAGCTTTGGCGGGCGGGTGATTTTTGGCGCTGAGGTGACCAGGCCCGGTCACGTACACGTATCAGTGTGGGCCGACGATGTTCTTATCGGCGGGCCCGGAACCGAGGCGGAAAAGAAAACTGGACGGGAACTGGCCGCTTTGCTGACAGCGTGTGGGATCCCGACGGAACAAGTTGACAACATTGAGGCTGCTCTGTGGGGCAAGGTGCTCTATAACGTCGGTCTCAACCCTTTATCCGCTCTGCTCAATGTGCCCTACGGGGAGTTGGGAAGGCAGGAAAACGCACGGGCTCTGCTTATCGCTCTTGTCAAGGAAGCTTTTTCAGTGGCCTCCCGGGAGGTGCAGCTGGCATGGGGATCGGCAGATGAATACCTTGACCTGTTTTTCAGCAAGCTGCTTCCATCCACCGATTCCCATTTAAGTTCCATGCTGCAGGATATTGAACGGGGAAGGGAAACGGAGATAGATGCGATCACGGGACAGGTCATCCGGAGGGCGGAACTTTTGAACCTCCCCGTTCCGGTCAACCGTGTGGTATACGATCTTGTGAAGGCAAAGGTTGGGACCAGTGAACCGTGA
- a CDS encoding RNA methyltransferase: protein MTDREILEPYLLPERLERLKEVLSNRVVSVTLVLENLHKDLNISAILRTCEFFGIQDIHVVPQPGEGKIFRTLTQGSHKWLTIHRHEDVSTCLKILKKKGFRVLAGAFGEDALPLDQTDFSGRVALVFSNELEGANPEVLDQVDGFFVIPMSGFSQSLNVSVAAGIAIHHVLRYKMEKGEALERIPSDEAGRILGEWVKKSVKQADAVLKELRSRK from the coding sequence ATGACTGATCGCGAAATATTAGAACCCTATCTCCTCCCTGAACGTCTTGAGCGCCTCAAAGAGGTGCTCTCAAACCGCGTCGTTTCAGTCACCCTGGTTCTTGAAAACCTCCATAAAGACCTCAACATAAGCGCCATTTTAAGAACATGCGAGTTTTTCGGTATTCAGGATATACACGTGGTTCCGCAGCCGGGAGAGGGTAAAATATTCAGAACTCTGACCCAGGGTTCCCACAAATGGCTCACCATTCACCGGCATGAGGATGTGTCCACCTGCCTGAAAATTCTGAAGAAAAAAGGTTTCAGGGTCCTCGCCGGGGCGTTCGGTGAGGATGCTCTTCCTCTCGACCAGACAGACTTTTCTGGAAGGGTGGCCCTGGTGTTTTCCAACGAATTGGAAGGGGCCAACCCCGAGGTTCTTGATCAGGTGGATGGGTTTTTCGTTATCCCCATGAGCGGATTCTCCCAGAGTCTTAACGTTTCGGTGGCAGCCGGTATCGCCATTCACCATGTACTGCGGTATAAAATGGAGAAGGGTGAGGCTCTGGAAAGGATCCCCTCCGATGAGGCCGGCCGGATATTGGGAGAGTGGGTAAAAAAATCAGTCAAACAAGCGGATGCGGTTCTGAAGGAGTTAAGGAGCCGGAAATGA
- a CDS encoding ARMT1-like domain-containing protein, translating to MKIHPDCRPCLLKQMETTAKAAGADEETLQKVLEGIKLELNRSWNNDLSPPAVSTPLYQFASQMCGVEDPFLAMKVRYTREALKLLSKLEKLVQKSSDPFDTAVRISIAGNVIDFGTGEHGGDFDMEETLVQFLEKPFFQNSVDEMRGKVSKARTILYIGDNAGETVFDRPLLGLLGPDRVVYAAKGSAIINDATVSDAALAGIHLHARLISTGAGTPGTILDECSALFRDHFERADLVIAKGQGNFETLTELTQDGRIFMLFTVKCPVAADYLGAAMRDMVVMKW from the coding sequence ATGAAAATCCACCCCGATTGCAGGCCATGCCTGCTGAAACAGATGGAAACAACGGCCAAGGCCGCCGGTGCCGATGAGGAAACCCTGCAAAAGGTCCTCGAAGGTATTAAGTTGGAGTTGAACCGTTCCTGGAACAACGATCTCAGCCCACCTGCCGTGAGCACCCCCCTTTACCAATTCGCAAGCCAAATGTGCGGGGTTGAGGATCCCTTCCTGGCAATGAAGGTCAGGTATACCCGGGAGGCGCTCAAGCTGCTCTCGAAGCTGGAAAAGCTCGTTCAAAAATCTTCGGACCCCTTTGATACGGCGGTCAGAATATCCATTGCAGGCAACGTCATCGATTTCGGGACGGGGGAACACGGGGGGGACTTCGACATGGAGGAGACCCTGGTCCAGTTCCTTGAAAAACCGTTTTTCCAAAACAGTGTAGATGAAATGAGAGGAAAAGTTTCCAAAGCCAGGACCATTCTGTACATTGGGGACAACGCTGGGGAGACCGTGTTTGACCGTCCCCTGCTGGGGCTGCTTGGGCCGGACCGGGTGGTTTACGCCGCCAAGGGAAGTGCCATAATCAACGACGCTACCGTTTCGGATGCCGCTCTGGCCGGCATCCACCTGCATGCAAGGCTTATAAGCACCGGAGCCGGAACGCCGGGGACGATCCTCGATGAGTGTTCGGCCCTGTTCCGGGACCATTTTGAAAGAGCTGACCTTGTGATCGCCAAGGGCCAGGGTAATTTCGAGACCCTTACCGAGCTGACACAGGACGGTCGCATCTTCATGCTGTTCACGGTAAAGTGCCCCGTGGCTGCGGATTACCTTGGAGCTGCGATGAGGGATATGGTGGTGATGAAATGGTAA